In Silene latifolia isolate original U9 population chromosome X, ASM4854445v1, whole genome shotgun sequence, the following proteins share a genomic window:
- the LOC141621271 gene encoding uncharacterized protein LOC141621271: MWVDIRNRFCQNNDAHIFRLQAELVACTQGPTESLITYYGRLTKLWDDIQEADPIPSCTCNPCTCSLVSILDTRRDKKRVRDFLMGLDERYDNIRSQLLGISPSPTLDFVYNRLLQEEGMRNYSAHKIDQKPDTMAFATRTTTNTRTIGGGGDSSRTTDPTRPYCIACRRSGYLYPVCYRVTGEFPEWWGDRPRDRIYINETDMSRTVVPDIQGRANYDRKKKGQNAVPRAHLVTTQQVPSNGVAGSGNTAQASYLAASTHSVPVVPSTGKSTQVDQIDFNALTPAQLEEVHKIWQARQPGPSSTARLSGPFFEDDDWCG, encoded by the exons ATGTGGGTCGATATTCGAAACCGTTTCTGCCAAAACAATGATGCACACATTTTTCGGTTACAAGCAGAATTAGTCGCGTGTACACAAGGCCCGACAGAATCTCTTATCACTTACTATGGTCGTCTCACAAAGCTATGGGATGATATTCAAGAAGCCGATCCGATTCCATCGTGTACCTGTAACCCGTGCACTTGTTCTCTGGTAAGTATCCTAGACACTCGACGTGATAAAAAGCGCGTTCGGGATTTTCTTATGGGTTTGGATGAGCGTTATGACAATATTCGTTCTCAATTACTCGGTATTTCTCCTTCCCCTACTCTCGATTTTGTCTATAATAGACTCCTCCAAGAGGAAGGTATGCGTAACTACTCTGCCCATAAGATCGATCAAAAACCCGATACAATGGCTTTCGCTACCCGAACCACGACTAACACTCGAACTATCGGAGGGGGAGGGGATTCTTCTCGCACAACCGACCCCACCAGGCCGTACTGCATCGCTTGTCGGCGGTCAGGCTATTTATACCCTGTTTGTTACCGAGTTACGGGCGAGTTTCCCGAGTGGTGGGGAGACCGTCCTAGAGACCGTATCTATATTAATGAAACCGACATGAGCCGCACTGTAGTTCCTGATATTCAAGGACGAGCCAACTATGACCGTAAGAAAAAGGGTCAGAACGCTGTCCCTCGTGCCCACCTTGTTACGACACAACAGGTTCCGTCTAATGGTGTTGCTGGTAGTGGGAACACGGCTCAAGCAAGCTACTTGGCTGCTTCAACGCATTCTGTTCCTGTTGTTCCTTCCACTGGTAAATCCACTCAAGTGGATCAAATTGATTTTAATGCTCTTACTCCGGCCCAATTAGAGGAAGTCCACAAAATATGGCAAGCTCGTCAGCCCGGTCCATCTTCCACGGCCCGTCTAAGCG GACCGTTCTTCGAAGATGATGATTGGTGCGGGTGA
- the LOC141617003 gene encoding CBL-interacting serine/threonine-protein kinase 14-like — translation MLDKHISGKYKLVKLLNNGAYAKVYHAKDTVTGNGVAIKALHGCATKNVEQEIQALTRLDDHPHIIKLVEVFLAGNKQSQHKNDDQVYIVTEYAKRGDLFEMIVKNGGRFTEDISRHYFRQLISAVKHCHSRGVFHRDIKPENILVDDQWRAKLSDFGLCGVWEGKGVARFWEPCGTVEYAAPEVAMAAGECGYDGEKADVWSCGVVLYVMATGTLPFGGEGKGIWKKMMKGEFGLPKWLSPGLKWLLLRMLDSNPECRISVDEILGDGWFCQGYDDVDEHQLLLAQV, via the coding sequence ATGCTTGACAAACACATTTCCGGAAAATACAAGCTTGTTAAGCTCCTCAATAACGGAGCCTACGCTAAAGTATACCACGCTAAAGACACCGTCACCGGCAACGGCGTCGCTATTAAAGCGTTACACGGTTGTGCAACAAAGAACGTTGAACAAGAAATACAAGCATTGACGAGATTAGACGACCATCCACATATCATCAAACTCGTCGAAGTTTTCTTAGCCGGTAATAAACAATCTCAACACAAAAACGATGACCAAGTCTATATAGTTACGGAATATGCGAAACGCGGCGATTTGTTTGAAATGATTGTTAAAAATGGTGGAAGGTTTACGGAGGATATTAGTCGTCATTACTTTCGACAGCTAATCTCCGCGGTGAAACACTGTCACTCACGTGGCGTGTTTCATCGCGATATAAAACCGGAAAATATACTCGTTGATGATCAATGGAGAGCAAAACTATCCGATTTTGGTCTGTGCGGGGTGTGGGAAGGAAAGGGCGTGGCGCGGTTTTGGGAGCCGTGCGGGACGGTTGAGTACGCAGCGCCGGAGGTGGCAATGGCTGCAGGGGAATGCGGGTATGACGGGGAGAAAGCTGACGTGTGGTCATGCGGGGTGGTGTTGTACGTGATGGCAACGGGTACGTTGCCATTTGGGGGAGAGGGGAAGGGAATATGGAAAAAGATGATGAAGGGGGAATTCGGGTTGCCAAAGTGGTTGTCGCCGGGTTTGAAGTGGTTGTTGTTGCGAATGTTGGATTCGAACCCAGAGTGTAGGATTAGTGTTGATGAGATTTTGGGGGATGGTTGGTTTTGTCAAGGgtatgatgatgttgatgaacaCCAACTACTTCTAGCTCAAGTTTGA